TGAAGCTAACGTTGCAGCTGCCTTTTTCAAGCAGACCTTTAATGATGCACAAGCGAACGGGATGAGCGATTGCCTTTAGGGTTTCGGCGGTTTGATTATAGGCTTTGAAATTTTTGTCCATGGTTATGAACTCCTCGCTTTACAATATCCTTATATCGTAATATTATGATATAGTGATATTAAAATCAAGTTATTTTTTAAAAAAAGAGAAGGAGAGATGCTCGATGTCTTTTAAAATTTTAAAGGAAATTACCCCTCAGCAAGTGGCGGAACGTCTGAAGAATGGAGAGGCTCCTACGCTGCTGGATGTACGCGAACCCGCCGAATGGGTGGAGGGACATGTGATCGGTGCGAAGCATATTCCGCTTGGGCAGCTGTTAATGCGTATAGATGAACTAGATCCTAATGGAGAGATGATTGTAATGTGCTTAAGTGGTGGTCGAAGCGGATTGGCTTGTGAGCTGCTGAGCGAAAAGGGTTATAACGTTGTGAACATGACGGGTGGATTAAGCGCTTGGACGGATGATTTTTTGGTACGGGGGTAATAGATGAACATGATGTTTAGGATCCTACTGAGTATAGTAATTGCTTTTAGTATAGTAAGGTTCTTACGTTCCGCTTGGCCAGTCCGTTCACTCTCCTATGTAGAAGCCCGTGACGTTCGCGAATTAGCAGATCAATCACTGGACATGAAAATGCTCGATGTTAGAGATGCCGTAGATTATGAGAAGGATAGTATCCGTGGCTCGATAAATATATCGATCGGGCGGTTAGCCTATGTCTGGCAACATTGTCTATCT
This genomic stretch from Paenibacillus sp. FSL H7-0737 harbors:
- a CDS encoding rhodanese-like domain-containing protein, which codes for MMFRILLSIVIAFSIVRFLRSAWPVRSLSYVEARDVRELADQSLDMKMLDVRDAVDYEKDSIRGSINISIGRLAYVWQHCLSTDDSVLILADSYYKRNKAARILYKQGFRKLYAVNGDFLGSKRTLSDISVKGCCEG
- a CDS encoding rhodanese-like domain-containing protein; the protein is MSFKILKEITPQQVAERLKNGEAPTLLDVREPAEWVEGHVIGAKHIPLGQLLMRIDELDPNGEMIVMCLSGGRSGLACELLSEKGYNVVNMTGGLSAWTDDFLVRG